A DNA window from Macadamia integrifolia cultivar HAES 741 chromosome 4, SCU_Mint_v3, whole genome shotgun sequence contains the following coding sequences:
- the LOC122077459 gene encoding probable Ufm1-specific protease isoform X1, whose translation MDNDRRELSVRVLCRKLIIASKERGLQWLIGSPFFEQLTIVSTVQCLHTQPGDSLSPDCNKESDDLRTLLLRGFDVIGALLPGDSNWEENAGKAADAARKMRKFLSGNDRGIRDTIGAVAHPITSEIHFFVSKTEKSPNLEAVTTVVYEEHPDKYVWERGCLLRCELAMNLPIYVPTNRASDAEEVLSSATEAVMAKLTDPGVVFIVEGVNERSRGMSRPVMLRGMELDYQTHLSDVLSKSIAEESDGKTITCSYFFSDSKSDWSLTFGESAGTIQVSILLNKSGSSTQVVAPIAEYFPASEPARLFVVSFKFDILCYASKDLPAAHAVSKLIVPGLEDQLTTMKKTLYSNLFTQHPQPRPYHFCPPGFVQPVTVLYELDYGETEMKQVEIRRSLHLRLGLPLDRPFLLIANAIKFSITEGSAGSIPIRKGSALLKDVHSGIPGSGVSGGIVSLIQGSYEYYHYLQDGFDDSGWGCAYRSLQTIISWFRLQHYTSIEVPSHREIQQALVEIGDKEHSFVGSREWIGAIELSFVLDKLLGVSCKVMNLRSGSELPDKCRELAMHFETQGTPVMIGGGVLAYTLLGVDYNEASGDCAFLILDPHYTGGDELKKIVNGGWCGWKKAVDSKGRSFFLQDKFYNLLLPQRPNMV comes from the exons ATGGACAACGATCGCCGGGAGCTAAGCGTTAGGGTTTTGTGCCGTAAGCTCATCATCGCCAGCAAGGAACGGGGCCTTCAGTGGCTGATCGGATCACCATTCTTTGAGCAACTCACCATTGTCTCCACCGTCCAATGTCTCCACACTCAACCAGGGGATTCCCTCTCGCCGGACTGCAATAAAGAATCAG ATGATCTTAGAACATTATTGCTGAGAGGATTCGATGTGATCGGAGCTTTACTGCCTGGAGATAGTAATTGGGAAGAAAATGCTGGTAAGGCAGCTGATGCTGCTCGTAAAATGAGAAAGTTCCTCTCAGGGAATGATCGGGGTATCCGTGATACGATAGGAGCTGTTGCACATCCGATTACCAGCGAGATTCACTTTTTCGTCTCTAAAACCGAAAAATCTCCAAACCTAGAAGCCGTTACTACCGTTGTTTATGAAGAGCACCCTGACAAGTATGTGTGGGAAAGAGGTTGCCTCCTCCGGTGCGAGTTGGCCATGAATTTGCCTATCTACGTTCCTACAAACAGAGCGTCTG ATGCCGAGGAGGTCTTGTCTTCAGCAACTGAAGCTGTTATGGCTAAGCTCACAGATCCTGGGGTTGTATTTATAGTAGAAGGGGTAAATGAAAGGTCTAGGGGAATGTCTCGGCCTGTCATGCTTCGTGGCATGGAATTAGATTATCAGACACATCTTTCGGATGTCCTTTCGAAGAGCATTGCAGAAGAATCCGATGGCAAAACTATAACTTGTTCATACTTTTTTTCAGACAGCAAATCAGATTGGTCCTTAACTTTTGGAGAG AGTGCAGGTACAATCCAAGTGAGTATCCTGCTGAATAAATCAGGAAGTTCTACACAAGTTGTGGCACCAATTGCAGAATATTTTCCAG CTTCAGAGCCGGCAAGGCTTTTTGTTGTCAGCTTTAAGTTTGATATCCTTTGCTATGCTTCTAAGGATCTTCCTGCAGCACACGCTGTGTCGAAGCTGATTGTGCCAGGTTTAGAAGATCAGTTAACTACAATGAAGAAGACTCTTTACTCTAATCTCTTTACACAACATCCTCAG CCACGACCATATCACTTCTGTCCTCCTGGGTTTGTGCAACCAGTAACAGTTCTCTATGAACTCGATTATGGGGAGACTGAGATGAAACAAG TTGAAATTAGAAGATCCCTACATTTAAGGCTGGGCCTGCCCTTGGATCGTCCTTTCCTTCTAATTGCTAATGCCATAAAATTTTCCATCACTGAAGGTAGTGCTGGCAGCATCCCAATAAGAAAGG GTTCTGCTCTGCTCAAGGATGTTCATTCTGGAATTCCTGGCAGCGGGG TTTCTGGAGGCATTGTCTCTCTGATTCAGGGTTCTTATGAATACTATCACTACCTTCAAGATGGTTTTGATGACTCT GGATGGGGATGTGCTTACCGCTCTCTACAGACCATAATTTCATGGTTTAGACTTCAGCACTACACATCCATCGAAGTTCCTTCTCACAG GGAAATACAGCAGGCACTTGTAGAGATAGGGGACAAGGAGCATTCTTTTGTTGGATCACGTGAATGGATAGGCGCCATTGAATTAAGCTTTGTTTTGGACAAACTTCTTGGG GTCAGTTGCAAAGTTATGAATTTGAGATCAGGATCAGAGCTTCCGGACAAATGTCGTGAGCTGGCCATGCATTTCGAGACCCAAGGAACTCCAGTCATGATAG GCGGCGGTGTTCTTGCATACACCCTACTGGGAGTTGACTACAATGAGGCAAGTGGTGATTGTGCATTCCTGATACTGGACCCTCACTACACCGGTGGTGATGAGCTCAAAAAGATTGTGAATGGTGGGTGGTGTGGGTGGAAAAAGGCTGTTGATAGTAAGGGCAGGAGTTTCTTCTTGCAGGACAAGTTCTATAATCTTCTGCTTcctcaaaggcccaacatggtATGA
- the LOC122077459 gene encoding probable Ufm1-specific protease isoform X2 codes for MDNDRRELSVRVLCRKLIIASKERGLQWLIGSPFFEQLTIVSTVQCLHTQPGDSLSPDCNKESDDLRTLLLRGFDVIGALLPGDSNWEENAGKAADAARKMRKFLSGNDRGIRDTIGAVAHPITSEIHFFVSKTEKSPNLEAVTTVVYEEHPDKYVWERGCLLRCELAMNLPIYVPTNRASGTIQVSILLNKSGSSTQVVAPIAEYFPASEPARLFVVSFKFDILCYASKDLPAAHAVSKLIVPGLEDQLTTMKKTLYSNLFTQHPQPRPYHFCPPGFVQPVTVLYELDYGETEMKQVEIRRSLHLRLGLPLDRPFLLIANAIKFSITEGSAGSIPIRKGSALLKDVHSGIPGSGVSGGIVSLIQGSYEYYHYLQDGFDDSGWGCAYRSLQTIISWFRLQHYTSIEVPSHREIQQALVEIGDKEHSFVGSREWIGAIELSFVLDKLLGVSCKVMNLRSGSELPDKCRELAMHFETQGTPVMIGGGVLAYTLLGVDYNEASGDCAFLILDPHYTGGDELKKIVNGGWCGWKKAVDSKGRSFFLQDKFYNLLLPQRPNMV; via the exons ATGGACAACGATCGCCGGGAGCTAAGCGTTAGGGTTTTGTGCCGTAAGCTCATCATCGCCAGCAAGGAACGGGGCCTTCAGTGGCTGATCGGATCACCATTCTTTGAGCAACTCACCATTGTCTCCACCGTCCAATGTCTCCACACTCAACCAGGGGATTCCCTCTCGCCGGACTGCAATAAAGAATCAG ATGATCTTAGAACATTATTGCTGAGAGGATTCGATGTGATCGGAGCTTTACTGCCTGGAGATAGTAATTGGGAAGAAAATGCTGGTAAGGCAGCTGATGCTGCTCGTAAAATGAGAAAGTTCCTCTCAGGGAATGATCGGGGTATCCGTGATACGATAGGAGCTGTTGCACATCCGATTACCAGCGAGATTCACTTTTTCGTCTCTAAAACCGAAAAATCTCCAAACCTAGAAGCCGTTACTACCGTTGTTTATGAAGAGCACCCTGACAAGTATGTGTGGGAAAGAGGTTGCCTCCTCCGGTGCGAGTTGGCCATGAATTTGCCTATCTACGTTCCTACAAACAGAGCGTCTG GTACAATCCAAGTGAGTATCCTGCTGAATAAATCAGGAAGTTCTACACAAGTTGTGGCACCAATTGCAGAATATTTTCCAG CTTCAGAGCCGGCAAGGCTTTTTGTTGTCAGCTTTAAGTTTGATATCCTTTGCTATGCTTCTAAGGATCTTCCTGCAGCACACGCTGTGTCGAAGCTGATTGTGCCAGGTTTAGAAGATCAGTTAACTACAATGAAGAAGACTCTTTACTCTAATCTCTTTACACAACATCCTCAG CCACGACCATATCACTTCTGTCCTCCTGGGTTTGTGCAACCAGTAACAGTTCTCTATGAACTCGATTATGGGGAGACTGAGATGAAACAAG TTGAAATTAGAAGATCCCTACATTTAAGGCTGGGCCTGCCCTTGGATCGTCCTTTCCTTCTAATTGCTAATGCCATAAAATTTTCCATCACTGAAGGTAGTGCTGGCAGCATCCCAATAAGAAAGG GTTCTGCTCTGCTCAAGGATGTTCATTCTGGAATTCCTGGCAGCGGGG TTTCTGGAGGCATTGTCTCTCTGATTCAGGGTTCTTATGAATACTATCACTACCTTCAAGATGGTTTTGATGACTCT GGATGGGGATGTGCTTACCGCTCTCTACAGACCATAATTTCATGGTTTAGACTTCAGCACTACACATCCATCGAAGTTCCTTCTCACAG GGAAATACAGCAGGCACTTGTAGAGATAGGGGACAAGGAGCATTCTTTTGTTGGATCACGTGAATGGATAGGCGCCATTGAATTAAGCTTTGTTTTGGACAAACTTCTTGGG GTCAGTTGCAAAGTTATGAATTTGAGATCAGGATCAGAGCTTCCGGACAAATGTCGTGAGCTGGCCATGCATTTCGAGACCCAAGGAACTCCAGTCATGATAG GCGGCGGTGTTCTTGCATACACCCTACTGGGAGTTGACTACAATGAGGCAAGTGGTGATTGTGCATTCCTGATACTGGACCCTCACTACACCGGTGGTGATGAGCTCAAAAAGATTGTGAATGGTGGGTGGTGTGGGTGGAAAAAGGCTGTTGATAGTAAGGGCAGGAGTTTCTTCTTGCAGGACAAGTTCTATAATCTTCTGCTTcctcaaaggcccaacatggtATGA
- the LOC122075785 gene encoding LOW QUALITY PROTEIN: protein STICHEL-like 2 (The sequence of the model RefSeq protein was modified relative to this genomic sequence to represent the inferred CDS: inserted 1 base in 1 codon): MSDGRRHSVDIPLSKALVTLRRVRSLRDPSTNCTNKFTACVDNMCWETNSWRGLVNGFHVGDLKNLDGRKXEFDSDPELRFGSRVSGCKSFSSKKSPHFGNRSSDLARPRKVDESGHSKSNCDGVHGNKSFSQRHVSNHGDKALLDLKCIPTSCNHMEHADSYGELTLGSAQSERIDPTVRRKSGCVSRIKSSLAEAEVVGSCVSSPNPTISDARMEGSSRSASLFGNEEAKLVDRYHRGCGISCCWSRTPTLRESSLASDFEDHPLLLSEGGEMDPSGQGQPCSYLKREIAHHADSPSNFCQKFRPRSFNDLIGQHVVARSLLSAILKGRITSFYLFHGPHGTGKTSTSRIFAAALNCLSLKEHRPCGSCQECFLFFSGRGKDVKEVDPMRINRTDRVRSLLKNAVLPPVSSRFMVFIVDECQLLSGETWATILNSLEDLPQHVVFIMITADLDKLPRSAASRCQRYHFPRIKDADVANMLTKICVQEGLDFDIVALDFIATKANGSLRDAEMMLDQLSLLGKRITISLTHELIGFVSDDELLGLLDLAFSSDSSNTVRRARDLMKSRVDPMQLISQLANLIMDILAGRCQARRNFFGRDNSNLQKLRHALKILSETEKQLRSSKNQTTWLTVALLQLSSIESSSLDANDSRVCLTTAFERDDGFGSKSSTREILKHPVSCLCDESKSHNSEMHGDCKEKLRTIWRRVIENCHSNTLKRFLQKKGRLGSVCINQGLAIAGVEFYHPDHVLKAEKSWKIIASSLQHVLGCNVEVRIDLVPCTATKTDKMKRQSLCLLCCFGGMQDKSHSDDSDFTSGRVRKGAIDTCSDSQSEYSIICTRSNETDRASRNSELTSQSNGIFSLHRSVQPDTQKVSHLGVGLSKEGGSNQECQVFAIEGNQPSCFSKPVRLHQRTYFCASDPCTLRSSSNIYNYSSGMRIVGRRSQG, encoded by the exons ATGTCCGATGGACGGCGTCATTCTGTTGATATCCCTCTCTCTAAGGCTCTTGTAACACTAAGAAGAGTTCGATCACTGAGGGATCCATCAACAAACTGTACAAACAAATTCACTGCTTGTGTCGACAATATGTGCTGGGAAACCAATTCTTGGCGTGGTCTGGTGAATGGTTTCCATGTAGGTGACCTGAAGAATTTAGATGGAAGAA TGGAGTTTGATAGTGATCCTGAATTGAGATTTGGTTCGAGAGTATCTGGTTGCAAGTCATTTTCATCAAAGAAATCACCTCACTTTGGAAATAGAAGCTCAGATTTGGCAAGGCCTAGAAAGGTTGATGAGTCGGGACATTCTAAATCAAATTGTGATGGTGTCCACGGGAACAAATCATTTAGTCAAAGACATGTCAGTAATCATGGGGACAAAGCATTATTAGATTTGAAATGTATCCCAACTTCCTGCAACCATATGGAGCATGCAGATTCATATGGAGAACTGACTTTAGGATCTGCACAGTCAGAAAGAATTGATCCTACTGTAAGAAGGAAATCTGGATGTGTTTCAAGAATAAAATCATCTTTGGCAGAAGCAGAGGTGGTGGGAAGCTGTGTAAGTAGTCCAAATCCAACCATAAGCGATGCCCGGATGGAAGGTTCAAGCCGTAGTGCATCACTTTTTGGAAATGAAGAAGCAAAACTTGTGGATCGCTATCACCGTGGATGTGGGATTAGTTGTTGCTGGTCAAGAACCCCAACATTGAGGGAATCGAGTCTTGCTTCTGATTTTGAGGATCATCCCTTGTTATTGAGTGAAGGTGGCGAGATGGATCCATCTGGACAAGGACAGCCCTGCTCATATCTTAAGAGAGAAATTGCTCATCATGCAGACAGTCCAAGTAACTTTTGTCAGAAATTCAGACCAAGATCTTTCAATGATTTGATAGGACAGCATGTAGTAGCACGGTCTCTCCTGAGTGCTATTTTGAAAGGAAGAAtcacatccttttatttattccatgGACCCCATGGTACAGGTAAGACTTCGACCTCTAGAATCTTTGCAGCAGCTCTGAATTGCCTTTCCCTGAAGGAGCATAGGCCATGTGGATCGTGTCAAgaatgttttctctttttttctggaAGGGGCAAAGATGTGAAGGAAGTGGATCCCATGAGGATCAATCGGACAGATAGGGTTAGGTCCCTCCTTAAGAATGCAGTACTCCCACCAGTTTCCTCTCGGTTTATGGTCTTCATCGTTGATGAGTGCCAGTTGCTTAGTGGGGAAACATGGGCAACCATTTTGAATAGCCTGGAGGATCTTCCTCAACATGTTGTCTTTATAATGATCACTGCTGACCTGGATAAGTTACCACGTTCTGCTGCATCTCGTTGCCAAAGATATCACTTTCCAAGGATAAAGGATGCTGATGTTGCAAATATGTTGACAAAAATTTGTGTTCAAGagggtttggattttgacaTTGTTGCTTTGGATTTCATTGCTACCAAAGCTAATGGTTCTCTTCGAGATGCAGAGATGATGCTTGATCAGCTGAGTTTACTTGGGAAAAGAATCACAATATCACTGACCCATGAGCTT ATTGGATTTGTTTCTGATGATGAACTGCTTGGCTTGCTCGATTTGGCTTTTTCCTCTGACTCTTCAAACACAGTTAGAAGGGCTAGGGACCTTATGAAATCAAGGGTTGATCCTATGCAGTTGATTTCTCAGCTTGCAAATCTAATCATGGACATTCTTGCTGGAAGATGCCAGGCTAGAAGAAACTTTTTTGGAAGGGATAATT CGAACTTACAAAAGTTAAGGCATGCCTTAAAAATACTTTCTGAAACTGAGAAACAATTGAGGTCATCAAAGAATCAAACAACCTGGCTAACAGTTGCTCTTCTACAATTGAGTTCTATAGAATCGTCATCCTTGGATGCAAATGATTCAAGAGTGTGCCTGACAACAGCatttgagagag ATGATGGCTTTGGCAGCAAATCTTCTACCAGAGAGATTTTGAAACATCCTGTCTCTTGTTTATGTGATGAAAGTAAGTCCCATAATTCAGAGATGCATGGAGATTGTAAGGAGAAGCTAAGAACCATTTGGAGGAGAGTCATAGAAAACTGCCACTCAAATACACTGAAGAGATTTTTACAGAAAAAAGGGAGATTGGGTTCTGTTTGTATCAACCAAG GTCTGGCAATAGCTGGAGTGGAATTCTATCATCCTGATCACGTGTTGAAGGCAGAAAAATCATGGAAAATTATTGCCAGTTCACTTCAACATGTACTAGGGTGTAACGTAGAGGTTAGAATCGATCTTGTTCCTTGTACTGCAACAAAGACTGATAAAATGAAAAGGCAATCTTTGTGTTTGCTGTGTTGCTTCGGTGGGATGCAAGACAAATCACATTCAGatgattctgatttcacctCCGGAAGAGTTAGAAAAGGGGCAATCGACACATGCTCTGATTCTCAGTCCGAGTACTCAATTATATGCACTCGTAGTAATGAAACAGACAGAGCCTCTAGAAATAGCGAACTTACTTCCCAGAGCAATGGGATTTTCTCACTGCACAGATCAGTGCAACCTGATACACAAAAGGTGTCCCATTTAGGAGTTGGCTTGTCCAAAGAAGGGGGAAGCAACCAAGAGTGTCAGGTTTTTGCTATTGAAGGGAATCAGCCGAGCTGCTTCTCAAAGCCTGTGAGGCTTCATCAAAGG ACATATTTTTGTGCAAGTGATCCTTGTACTCTCCGCTCCAGTTCCAACATCTACAATTACAGCTCTGGGATGAGGATAG TCGGACGAAGGAGTCAAGGGTGA